The Pseudomonas nunensis genome includes the window CACCGACGTTTTTCGCGGCCATGACCATCAGTGCTTCCAGCACCATTTGATGTGGCGCGATGGTATGGACTTCGTGGTTTTCGTTGGCCTTTAACTTGAGCAGTTGGGCGACGGTTTTCATGGCGGTTTCTCTGGTGTTGTCGTTGTCCTTGAAGAATCGTAGACGCAAGCGTTCAGGGCAAGGGAGAAAGCGGCAGATAACACGCAAAAAACGTCATTCGGCGGTTTTTATCGGATAAACCTCGCGAACCAGGTCGATAAACGCGCGCAGACCGGCGGGAACGTGGCGATTGGCCGGGTAATACAGGCACAGGCCGGGGTAGGGCGGCAGCCAGTCTTGCAGCACCGGAATCAGCCGGCCAGCGGCCAGATGCCCGGCAATCTAGTGTTCGCTGGTACAGGCCAGCCCAATGCCTTGAAGCGCGGCGTCGACGATCAGTTGATGGCTGTCGAGGGTCAGCGGGCCATTGACGTCGATGATCTGCTGATGCCCGCGCTTTTCGAATTCCCAGCGGTATAGCGCGCCACTGGCAAATCGCGTGCGAATGCAGTTGTGCCCGGCCAGGTCTGCCGGTGAACGCGGTTTGCCGTGGCGCGCGAAATAGTCGGGCGAACCGACCACCGCAAATTGCAGCGGCGGGCTACAAGGCACGGCGATCATGTCCAGCGGCACGCTGTCGGCCAGGCGGATACCGGCGTCGAAGCCGTCGGCGACGATGTCCACCAGTGCGGTGTCGGTGACGATGTCCAGGCGCATGTCCGGGTAACGCTTAAGGAATTCCACCACCACCGAGGTCATGATCATCTGCACCGCGCCTTCGGTGGCATTGATGCGCAAAGTGCCGCTCGGGGTGTCGCGAAACTGGTTCACCGCCTCCATCGCCGCCGAGATCTCGTGCAACGCCGGCCGCACCCGGGCCAGAAACTGCTCGCCGGCCTCCGACAGCGACACGCTGCGGGTGGTGCGATTGAACAGCCGCACGCCCATGCGCTGCTCCAGCGCGGCAATGGCATGGCTCATGGCCGAGGGCGACATGCCCAGTTCATCCGCAGCGCGGCGGAAACTGCGGTGGGTCGAAACGGCGACCACCGCGTTGAGTTCCAGCAAACCCATCTTTTGCATTGTGCTGATTCCTGCATCAGTTCATCCCATATTAGCCCGATTGTTTGAAGGATGGCTGGCGCTTACTTTGGCCCTGACTCACCACTAAACCCCTGTGGGAGCGGGCTTGCTCGCGAATGCGGTGTATCAGTCAATAAATGTGGCGACTGACCCACCGCATTCGCGAGCAAGCCCGCTCCCACAGGGGGTACTCCATCTAATCGGGAATTTTGCAATGACCCAGACTGTTTTGATCACCGGCGCTTCCACAGGCTTCGGCCAATCCGCCGCGCAATTGTTCGCAGCCCAGGGCTGGAACGTCATCGCCAGCATGCGCAACCCTTCCGCCGGCGCAGCACTGGCGACCCTCGACAACGTGCTGGTCACCCGCCTCGACGTCCAGGACCCGGCCAGCATCGACACCGCGATAGCGGCAGGGATCGAGCGTTTCGGCCAGATCGATGTGCTGGTCAACAACGCCGGTTTCGGTCTGTTCGGCGTGTTCGAAGGCACTTCCCGGGAGAAAATCCGCGAGCAGTTCGACGTCAATGTTTTCGGTGTGATGGACGTGACCCGGGCGCTCCTGCCGCATTTCCGCCAACGCCAGGCCGGTGTGATCATCAATGTCAGTTCCGGCGCCGGGGTGTTCGGCTTGCCAATGATTTCCGCCTACAACGCCAGCAAATTTGCGCTGGAAGGGTTTTCCGAATCGCTGTCCTATGAACTGGCGTCGCAGAACATCTCGGTGAAAATCGTCGAGCCGGGCGGGGTGGTCAGCACCGGGTTCGGTTCGCGCTCGGCCACTGAGGCCGCACAACTCACCACGCCGAAGGAATACGACGCGTTTGTCGACGCGGCGATGAAGGCTTTTGAAGGATTGCGCGGGGAACGCCTGGCCACTTCCGAGGACGTGGCGCAGGTGATTGTTGATGCGGCGAGTGACGGGACGGATCGCTTGCGCTACTTGGCGACGCAGGATATTGAGCCGTTGGTGAGGGCTCGGCGGGAAACGTCGGAGAGGGAATACATGGCGATGATGCGCGGGAAGTTTGCCACTCCAGACCAATAACCGGGCGGCTTTATGTAGCAGCTGCCGAGCCCGCGAGGCTGCGTTCGGCTGCGAAGCAGTCGTAAAATCAGGCTACTCGGTCTTCAGGTCAACCGCATGGGCGAGGACTTCGTCCTCGAACGCAGCCTCGCGGGCTCGGCAGCTGCTACAGGAGGTGTCATCGAAGGCATTGTCGTGAGCGCTATCCCCCGCGATCGCGCGTAGAATTGCGCCCTGAATCAGTTTCGAGGTTGCAGTGGTGGATTTACAGCAGGGCTTCGTCCTGACCCGGCATTGGCGCGATACCCCAGCCGGCACGGAAGTCGAGTTCTGGCTGGCGACCGATGCCGGTCCCCGGCGTATCCGCCTGCCTTATCAACCGTCGGTAGCGTTTATCCCGGCCGAGCAGCGCGAGCAGGCCGAAAGCGTGTTGCGCGGGGAAAAGAACGTCGAGTTGCGGCCCCTGGCTCTGCTGGACTTCGAACATCGCCCGGTGCTCGGCCTGTATTGCCAGCAGCACGGTCAATTGATGCGTCTGGAAACCGCGCTACGCAAGGCTGGCGTCGAGATGTTCGAGGGCGACGTGCGTCCGCCGGAACGCTACATGATGGAGCGTTTCATCACCGCGCCCGTGCAATTCGGCGGCACGCCGAACGCCGACGGCCTGCTGCTCGACGCGCAAATGAAACCCGCCCCCGGTTACCGGCCAAACCTGCGACTGGTGTCCCTCGACATCGAAACCACGGCTCAAGGCGAACTGTATTCCATCGCGCTGGAAGGCTGCGGCGAGCGGCAGGTGTACATGCTCGGTCCGCCCAACGGTGACGCCAGTGCCGTGGATTTCCAACTCGAATACTGCGATTCCCGAACCCTGCTGCTGAAAAAACTCAACGAGTGGTTCGCCCGACACGACCCCGACGCGATCATTGGCTGGAACGTCGTGCAGTTCGA containing:
- a CDS encoding SDR family oxidoreductase — translated: MTQTVLITGASTGFGQSAAQLFAAQGWNVIASMRNPSAGAALATLDNVLVTRLDVQDPASIDTAIAAGIERFGQIDVLVNNAGFGLFGVFEGTSREKIREQFDVNVFGVMDVTRALLPHFRQRQAGVIINVSSGAGVFGLPMISAYNASKFALEGFSESLSYELASQNISVKIVEPGGVVSTGFGSRSATEAAQLTTPKEYDAFVDAAMKAFEGLRGERLATSEDVAQVIVDAASDGTDRLRYLATQDIEPLVRARRETSEREYMAMMRGKFATPDQ
- a CDS encoding LysR family transcriptional regulator, translating into MQKMGLLELNAVVAVSTHRSFRRAADELGMSPSAMSHAIAALEQRMGVRLFNRTTRSVSLSEAGEQFLARVRPALHEISAAMEAVNQFRDTPSGTLRINATEGAVQMIMTSVVVEFLKRYPDMRLDIVTDTALVDIVADGFDAGIRLADSVPLDMIAVPCSPPLQFAVVGSPDYFARHGKPRSPADLAGHNCIRTRFASGALYRWEFEKRGHQQIIDVNGPLTLDSHQLIVDAALQGIGLACTSEH